Part of the Niallia alba genome is shown below.
GTTTGGATTTTCAAAGCTCTCAATACGGAATCCAATCTTGTATTAATAAATGCACTATATCTATGTTTTATCACGATTACATCTTTATTCTCTGGTTCTAATTGATAAAATTCTGCTCCCCACGTATCCTTTCTGCAAAGGTTCTTCTGATTTTTTCCTTTTAATCGTTTAATCCACGTTTCTGAATCGGTACTATCCTCATGGATGGTTTGAATATAAATAATGGGGACATTTATTTCTTTCATGGAAGTAATCATGCTTTTCAGATTTGGCATCATTTCATCCACCATAGATACATCCAAATCCTGTTTAGCTAAACTTCCTTCTTTATGACAATAATCATTCTGAACATCAA
Proteins encoded:
- a CDS encoding cysteine hydrolase family protein, which gives rise to MNQLEWDPKHSALLIVDVQNDYCHKEGSLAKQDLDVSMVDEMMPNLKSMITSMKEINVPIIYIQTIHEDSTDSETWIKRLKGKNQKNLCRKDTWGAEFYQLEPENKDVIVIKHRYSAFINTRLDSVLRALKIQTLLMAGVSTNICVESTARDGFMLDYDVIFLSDCTAAFSKEAHDMTLQTINQFFGTVATSKEVVKSIHALPVGSE